The following proteins are co-located in the Acidimicrobiales bacterium genome:
- a CDS encoding histidine phosphatase family protein, whose translation MLVHLIRHAHAGSRTAWNLPDAQRPLSDKGLSQAVALSELDVGQANVHSSPAIRCTQTVDPLASRLGVAVQVDNRLAEGSDPSNVVGWICQAPDDGLVLCSHGDILPEVLRLLALRGMTLDGPPAVQKASVWVCDIRDGQPHHASYIPPPRLS comes from the coding sequence ATGCTGGTTCACCTGATCAGACACGCACACGCCGGCTCCAGGACCGCCTGGAATCTTCCCGACGCCCAGCGGCCGCTCAGCGACAAGGGACTCTCCCAAGCTGTTGCTCTGTCAGAGCTCGATGTCGGTCAAGCGAACGTGCACTCGAGCCCCGCCATCAGGTGCACCCAGACCGTCGATCCGCTGGCCTCGAGGTTGGGCGTCGCGGTTCAGGTCGACAACCGACTGGCCGAAGGATCAGACCCCAGCAATGTCGTCGGGTGGATCTGCCAAGCACCAGACGACGGCCTGGTGTTGTGCTCGCACGGCGACATCTTGCCCGAGGTACTCAGGCTCCTGGCCCTGCGTGGAATGACCCTCGATGGTCCGCCGGCAGTACAGAAGGCATCGGTCTGGGTTTGCGACATACGAGACGGCCAGCCCCATCACGCGAGCTACATCCCTCCCCCACGGCTTTCGTGA
- a CDS encoding histidine kinase N-terminal domain-containing protein produces the protein MARLGANVTTAELTQLERVVAWWGLLADISFADLLLFAPVRDNRFVVVGQIRPSTAQTLYRDDEVGRVFTEVERPLVARAFRLGEIVDGEVTLAGGSGPRARVHCIPIRLEGNVIGVLSRELRPDFERVRMLGQLERSYLGIYERFAKMIEIGEFPFVDSGVDPEDLPRIGDGALVVDDQARIVFASPNAVSTLHRLGFAGVVEGRRLSDLGLDQRVARDAMSLTSPMAAELDRGGVFIQLVAVPLSGGRDKRGALVMMRDVTELRRRDRLLMSKDATIREIHHRVKNNLQTISSLLRIQGRRLESAEAKVAIEESVRRIAAISLVHETLAQETGEDISLLEIVRQIARTIESSLTDIHRRVAITVVGDVGVAPAEVVTPLAVVINELLQNVVDHAFPPSREAVDGVVGTVVVELHGSVRAGLSIRVHDDGVGLPADFDPDRSSGLGTSIVKTLVTSELGGDLTMTNKPDGGALVVLTVPPYRRE, from the coding sequence ATGGCACGGCTCGGTGCCAATGTCACGACGGCCGAACTCACCCAGCTCGAGCGGGTGGTCGCTTGGTGGGGCCTGCTGGCCGACATCTCGTTCGCCGATCTGTTGCTGTTCGCCCCGGTACGCGACAACCGATTCGTGGTGGTCGGACAGATCCGGCCCTCGACGGCCCAGACCCTCTACCGCGACGACGAGGTGGGCCGGGTGTTCACCGAAGTCGAGCGTCCCCTCGTGGCCCGGGCGTTCAGGCTCGGCGAGATCGTCGACGGTGAGGTCACTCTGGCCGGGGGCAGTGGGCCCCGCGCCCGTGTCCACTGCATCCCGATACGCCTGGAGGGCAACGTAATCGGGGTGTTGTCGCGCGAACTGCGCCCCGATTTCGAACGTGTTCGGATGCTGGGCCAACTCGAGCGCAGCTACCTGGGTATCTACGAGCGCTTCGCCAAGATGATCGAGATCGGCGAGTTTCCCTTCGTCGACAGCGGCGTAGATCCCGAAGACCTACCCCGTATCGGCGACGGAGCCCTGGTCGTCGACGATCAGGCGCGCATCGTCTTTGCTTCACCCAACGCCGTTTCGACCCTGCACCGCCTCGGATTCGCCGGCGTGGTCGAGGGCCGGCGGCTCAGCGACCTGGGCCTGGATCAGCGAGTCGCTCGCGACGCCATGAGCCTCACGTCGCCCATGGCAGCCGAACTCGACAGGGGCGGGGTGTTCATTCAGCTCGTGGCCGTGCCCTTGTCCGGTGGCCGCGACAAGCGCGGTGCTCTGGTGATGATGCGCGATGTCACCGAACTGCGGCGTCGAGATCGCCTGTTGATGTCCAAGGATGCGACGATCCGCGAGATCCACCATCGGGTGAAGAACAACCTCCAGACCATCTCGTCGCTGTTGCGCATCCAGGGTCGAAGGCTCGAGAGCGCCGAGGCCAAGGTCGCCATCGAAGAGTCGGTTCGGCGCATCGCCGCGATCTCGTTGGTGCACGAGACATTGGCCCAGGAGACGGGCGAGGACATATCGCTTCTCGAGATCGTCAGGCAGATCGCCCGCACCATCGAGTCGAGCCTCACCGATATCCACAGGCGGGTTGCGATAACGGTCGTCGGCGATGTCGGGGTGGCTCCCGCAGAGGTGGTCACCCCGCTGGCGGTCGTCATCAACGAGCTGTTGCAGAACGTCGTCGACCATGCTTTTCCGCCCAGCAGGGAGGCGGTCGACGGTGTGGTCGGCACGGTTGTGGTCGAACTGCACGGCTCGGTACGCGCCGGGCTCTCGATAAGGGTTCACGATGATGGTGTGGGCCTGCCGGCCGATTTCGACCCCGATCGCTCGAGCGGCCTCGGAACCTCGATCGTCAAGACACTCGTGACCAGCGAACTCGGTGGCGATCTGACCATGACCAACAAGCCCGACGGTGGTGCTCTGGTGGTGCTGACCGTGCCGCCCTACCGGCGCGAGTAG
- a CDS encoding tetratricopeptide repeat protein, translating into MIDERRSRRLDRLVEQRNELLAALDRLDAELARGEIDEADHAALSDDLTRRAARIIRRIDDVDPAPKPADDRSTTKNVIVVCVVAVAAIALGFVVASFSGDRGSGGATGEIALSSRDFLGRAEIALGQGRVDEAATAVGEALALVPGDPDALVMQGRVLQSQGDVVGAVQSFDQALAVEPDNFDALVFKAQILIRVPDPDIQQQAIELLDAAIAQDPLTFEAHMWRGFAAANVENDPEAAIGYYEGVLERNPPEAMRSVVEGLIDELSAPAQP; encoded by the coding sequence ATGATCGACGAGCGCCGTTCTCGCCGGCTCGACCGACTGGTCGAGCAGCGCAACGAGCTACTCGCCGCCCTCGATCGGCTCGACGCCGAGTTGGCCAGGGGTGAGATCGACGAAGCCGACCATGCGGCTCTTTCGGACGATCTGACCCGCCGTGCAGCACGCATCATCCGACGCATCGACGATGTCGATCCGGCGCCCAAACCTGCCGACGACAGATCGACCACCAAGAACGTCATCGTGGTCTGTGTGGTAGCCGTGGCGGCCATCGCGTTGGGGTTCGTCGTCGCCTCGTTCTCGGGCGACCGCGGCTCGGGAGGTGCCACCGGAGAGATCGCTCTCAGCTCGCGAGATTTCCTGGGGCGGGCCGAGATAGCCCTTGGACAGGGAAGAGTCGACGAGGCCGCAACCGCAGTTGGCGAGGCTCTGGCCCTGGTGCCTGGCGACCCCGATGCCCTGGTGATGCAGGGTCGGGTGCTGCAGAGCCAGGGTGACGTTGTCGGTGCTGTTCAGTCGTTCGACCAGGCCCTCGCCGTCGAGCCGGACAACTTCGACGCGCTGGTGTTCAAGGCCCAGATCCTGATCCGCGTCCCCGACCCCGACATCCAGCAGCAGGCGATCGAGCTACTCGACGCCGCGATAGCCCAAGATCCTCTGACGTTCGAGGCTCACATGTGGCGAGGGTTTGCTGCTGCGAACGTCGAAAACGACCCCGAGGCTGCGATCGGCTATTACGAGGGAGTGCTCGAACGCAACCCGCCAGAGGCGATGCGGTCGGTGGTCGAAGGCCTGATCGACGAGTTGTCGGCACCCGCTCAGCCCTGA
- a CDS encoding cytochrome c-type biogenesis protein CcmH yields the protein MNTSVRNKAWVGLLVVMIAVIGVGLARADSGPVSDSDRALAIKSTTLCPVCDGQTVVESNAPIAASIRAFIDERVAAGDTDEQVRQAIEASFPGQGLSAIPPSEGVGALVWVLPVLALAVGATVLTLAFRRWAATSSHRSTEADRDLVAQVRAKR from the coding sequence ATGAACACCTCCGTTCGCAACAAGGCCTGGGTCGGGTTGTTGGTGGTGATGATCGCCGTCATCGGTGTGGGTTTGGCGCGGGCCGATTCGGGTCCTGTCTCGGACTCCGATCGGGCGCTGGCCATCAAGTCGACCACCCTCTGCCCGGTCTGCGATGGCCAGACCGTTGTCGAGTCGAACGCTCCCATCGCGGCATCGATACGTGCGTTCATAGACGAGCGAGTCGCGGCAGGCGACACCGACGAGCAGGTCAGGCAGGCCATAGAGGCCAGCTTCCCCGGCCAAGGGTTGTCGGCGATACCGCCCAGCGAAGGGGTCGGCGCCCTGGTCTGGGTTCTGCCCGTGCTGGCCCTGGCGGTGGGTGCAACGGTGCTGACCCTTGCGTTCAGACGGTGGGCCGCAACCTCGTCGCATCGCTCGACCGAAGCAGATCGCGACCTGGTGGCCCAGGTGAGGGCGAAGCGATGA
- a CDS encoding heme lyase CcmF/NrfE family subunit: MSALLAALVTGIGLATNRRDLISMSGKWSIWTLLSASGAVAVMEYSLLTNDFSMAYVADNSTLALPLLYKIAAMWASLEGSLILWVFVLCLYISAVAWWFSKRLDDRLLGFAMLTLFIVAAFFFFLLAGPASPFDTLSNPPLDGRGPNPLLQNHPLMAIHPIMLYLGYVGFTVPFAFAIGALATGRLGEGWLIETRVWTVAAWGFLSLGIVLGAWWSYEVLGWGGYWAWDPVENVSFVPWLTATAFIHSVVVQERRGMLRVWNLSLIVSTFALTILGTFVTRSGVLDSVHEFSESEIGPLLLGLFAATVLVSVALIFWRIDILRSAGAIESPLSREGSFLGNNLLFGAFAFVVLLGTLFPLLVEALNDDQISVGSPYFDRLTAPIGLVLLFLMAISPMLPWRSTDPELLSERAFWPAVAGVATLIIAVAAGADSVAEMFAYLFSGMVLGSAGRQLITAVRRRGIAGLTGRSSGGMVAHIGLAVLALGFVASQAHSHEVEARLTPGESTEVAGHQIELLGRVDRVENGNPVTEVSVRVNNNEVHHPALTNYINYGMKVGTPSVDTGWRDDVYLVVLDVSDSGDSALIRVIVRPLITWIWTGGMLMALGTALALTPAGRRSKPEPIAQPISSAPPDDDRTPETVGAST, encoded by the coding sequence GTGTCGGCGCTCCTTGCAGCTCTGGTCACCGGCATCGGCCTGGCCACCAACCGACGCGACCTCATCTCGATGAGCGGCAAGTGGTCGATCTGGACGCTGCTCTCGGCTTCGGGTGCGGTCGCCGTCATGGAGTACTCGCTGCTGACCAACGACTTCTCCATGGCCTACGTCGCCGACAACAGCACCCTGGCCCTTCCGCTGCTCTACAAGATCGCGGCAATGTGGGCTTCGCTCGAAGGCTCGTTGATCCTTTGGGTGTTCGTGCTCTGCCTCTACATCTCGGCGGTCGCCTGGTGGTTCTCCAAGCGCCTCGACGACCGGCTCCTCGGCTTCGCGATGTTGACGCTGTTCATTGTCGCTGCATTCTTCTTCTTCCTGCTGGCTGGGCCGGCCAGCCCGTTCGACACCCTGTCGAACCCTCCGCTGGATGGCCGAGGCCCCAACCCGCTGCTCCAGAACCATCCACTGATGGCGATCCATCCGATCATGCTGTACCTCGGTTATGTCGGATTCACCGTGCCGTTCGCCTTCGCCATCGGTGCGCTCGCCACCGGGCGCCTCGGCGAGGGCTGGCTGATAGAGACCCGGGTGTGGACGGTTGCGGCATGGGGCTTCCTGAGCCTCGGCATCGTGCTCGGCGCCTGGTGGAGCTATGAGGTTCTCGGCTGGGGTGGCTATTGGGCTTGGGATCCGGTCGAGAACGTGTCGTTCGTGCCGTGGCTCACGGCTACAGCGTTCATCCACTCGGTGGTGGTTCAAGAACGACGGGGCATGCTGCGGGTCTGGAACCTGTCGCTGATCGTCTCGACCTTTGCCCTCACCATTCTCGGAACCTTCGTTACGCGCTCGGGCGTCCTCGACTCTGTCCACGAGTTCTCCGAGTCCGAGATTGGCCCCCTGCTGTTGGGCCTGTTCGCGGCGACCGTCCTGGTATCTGTGGCCCTGATCTTCTGGCGCATCGACATCCTGCGCTCGGCCGGGGCCATCGAGTCGCCGCTGTCGCGGGAGGGAAGCTTCCTGGGCAACAACCTCTTGTTCGGCGCCTTTGCCTTCGTGGTGCTGCTGGGAACACTGTTCCCACTGCTGGTCGAGGCCCTGAACGACGACCAGATCTCGGTCGGTTCACCCTATTTCGATCGGCTCACGGCGCCCATCGGTCTGGTCCTGTTGTTCCTGATGGCCATCTCGCCGATGTTGCCATGGCGCTCGACCGACCCAGAGCTGCTCAGCGAGCGTGCGTTTTGGCCTGCAGTTGCCGGCGTCGCGACCCTGATCATCGCTGTGGCGGCGGGAGCGGACTCGGTCGCCGAGATGTTTGCCTACCTGTTCTCGGGCATGGTCCTCGGCTCGGCCGGTCGCCAGCTGATCACAGCGGTACGAAGGCGCGGCATAGCCGGCCTGACCGGACGCTCCAGCGGAGGCATGGTCGCCCATATCGGTCTTGCGGTGCTGGCGCTGGGTTTCGTCGCCAGTCAGGCGCACAGCCACGAGGTAGAGGCCCGCCTGACCCCTGGCGAGTCGACAGAGGTCGCCGGCCACCAAATCGAGCTGCTCGGCCGGGTCGATCGGGTCGAGAACGGAAACCCCGTCACCGAGGTCAGCGTAAGGGTCAACAACAACGAGGTTCATCACCCGGCCCTCACCAACTACATCAACTACGGCATGAAGGTGGGCACGCCCTCCGTCGACACGGGCTGGCGCGACGACGTGTATCTGGTGGTCCTGGACGTCTCCGACAGCGGCGACTCGGCGCTGATCAGGGTGATCGTGCGCCCGCTGATCACATGGATCTGGACCGGAGGCATGTTGATGGCCCTCGGCACCGCTCTCGCATTGACCCCGGCCGGACGTCGCAGCAAACCAGAACCCATCGCCCAACCGATCAGCTCAGCACCTCCTGACGACGACAGAACCCCAGAAACCGTCGGGGCCTCGACATGA
- a CDS encoding DUF3107 domain-containing protein: MDVRIGVINSPRELSFEMADDTDVDKVKADVDAAMAAETVLWVTDKQGRQIGVPGGKIAYVEVGAQTRGRIGFAGS; the protein is encoded by the coding sequence GTGGACGTACGCATCGGGGTCATCAACTCGCCGCGCGAGCTCAGCTTCGAGATGGCAGACGACACCGACGTCGACAAGGTCAAGGCCGATGTCGATGCCGCAATGGCCGCCGAGACCGTTCTGTGGGTCACCGACAAGCAGGGCCGCCAGATCGGCGTTCCCGGAGGCAAGATCGCCTACGTCGAGGTAGGCGCCCAGACACGTGGCCGTATAGGTTTCGCTGGCAGCTGA
- a CDS encoding helix-turn-helix domain-containing protein, which produces MTPAPNPAATQSSVNSADSPLTPDEFNAAVTSITSAFGDPTRRDIYLRVRDSEGGMTASEVAAAVDLHANVARHHLEKLVSAGHLRVEMGKPASGAGRPSKRYIAATTEIHLAFPVRRDDLLGTLLGRALTRLPHHEAEGLAEEVGVEYGLALAESIEPGDAHRSLQAAVATVADALTSHGFMARAEGAAGQLRIVSEHCPFGQAAVEHPVLCAIDRGLVRGMLAGLHGERTPQIERSVPMGDTVCTTTV; this is translated from the coding sequence GTGACGCCCGCTCCCAACCCTGCCGCAACGCAGTCGTCGGTCAATTCCGCCGATTCGCCGTTGACGCCCGACGAGTTCAACGCCGCCGTCACATCGATCACCTCGGCGTTCGGCGACCCCACGCGCCGCGACATCTACCTTCGGGTTCGCGACAGCGAGGGCGGGATGACCGCCAGCGAGGTCGCCGCCGCGGTCGATCTACACGCCAACGTGGCAAGGCACCATCTCGAGAAGCTCGTTTCGGCGGGTCACCTGCGCGTCGAGATGGGCAAGCCGGCATCTGGCGCCGGGCGTCCGTCCAAGCGCTACATCGCCGCCACCACCGAGATCCATCTGGCTTTCCCAGTCCGGCGAGACGACCTGCTTGGCACCCTGCTCGGCCGGGCATTGACGCGCCTGCCCCATCACGAGGCCGAAGGGTTGGCCGAAGAGGTCGGCGTCGAGTACGGGCTGGCCCTGGCCGAGTCGATCGAACCCGGCGATGCCCATCGATCTCTGCAGGCCGCGGTCGCCACTGTGGCCGACGCCTTGACATCACACGGTTTCATGGCTCGCGCCGAGGGGGCAGCAGGTCAGCTGCGCATCGTCTCAGAACACTGTCCCTTCGGACAGGCCGCCGTCGAGCATCCCGTACTGTGTGCCATCGACCGCGGCTTGGTCAGGGGCATGTTGGCCGGCCTACACGGCGAGCGAACCCCCCAAATCGAGCGTTCGGTACCCATGGGAGACACGGTCTGCACCACCACGGTGTGA
- a CDS encoding TlpA disulfide reductase family protein, with protein MTDDATPDNADAPASPLWAKVGTVVIALLLVGLIALLATRDDDDSASAASPLIGRFVPELEATTLDGATFDIDATRGRWVLLNFFASWCIPCENEHPELVEFSERHSDGSAMVVSVVMGDTAENARAFFQARGGDWPVLVDAESAPARFVVLQVPESFLVSPAGVVVAKWNGEITADVVDAAIAELEALAQ; from the coding sequence ATGACCGATGACGCAACGCCCGACAATGCCGACGCGCCCGCTTCACCGCTTTGGGCCAAGGTGGGCACGGTCGTGATTGCGTTGCTGCTCGTCGGCCTCATCGCCTTGCTGGCCACTCGAGACGACGACGACTCGGCGTCAGCGGCCTCGCCGCTAATCGGGCGTTTCGTGCCGGAGTTGGAGGCGACGACTCTCGACGGCGCCACCTTCGACATCGACGCGACCCGAGGCCGCTGGGTGCTGCTGAACTTCTTCGCCAGTTGGTGCATCCCCTGCGAAAACGAACATCCCGAATTGGTCGAGTTCTCAGAGCGCCATTCCGATGGTTCGGCCATGGTCGTGTCCGTGGTCATGGGCGACACGGCCGAGAACGCCCGCGCGTTCTTCCAGGCCAGAGGCGGTGACTGGCCGGTGCTGGTCGACGCGGAGTCTGCGCCAGCACGATTCGTCGTGTTGCAGGTACCCGAGTCGTTCCTCGTCTCGCCTGCTGGGGTAGTGGTCGCCAAGTGGAACGGCGAGATCACAGCCGATGTCGTCGATGCAGCAATCGCCGAACTGGAGGCGCTGGCTCAATGA
- a CDS encoding Mrp/NBP35 family ATP-binding protein, producing MPVSEADLVSALADVEDPLLNRPVGQMGMLRSATVAGSRAHALVAVPADDHPYRPELQRRLEQAALAAGVDGIDIEFAVFSEAEQQALRAQLIGDPASTAGSQTGHGHAEGRAIPFGDPASKTRILLISSGKGGVGKSSVTTNLAVALASAGKKTALIDADVWGFSIPRMLGVQHPPVVIDQMLVPVEANGVRCISMGFFAGEDQAVIWRGPMLHKALEQFLTDVFWDDPDYLLIDLPPGTGDISLSISQFLPRAEVFVVTTPQPAAQKVAQRAAFMAEKVNLSVRGVIENMSWFTGDDGKRYEIFGAGGGKELADRLDVPLVGRVPLVVELREGSDTGAPITVTNPDSEAAKVFFDMARKIDEEMQPTRRYHPGLKLI from the coding sequence ATGCCGGTCAGCGAAGCCGACCTTGTAAGTGCCCTGGCCGATGTCGAGGACCCGCTCCTCAATCGTCCGGTCGGTCAGATGGGCATGCTCCGATCGGCCACCGTTGCCGGAAGCCGGGCCCACGCCCTGGTAGCGGTGCCCGCAGACGATCACCCATATCGGCCCGAACTCCAGCGAAGGCTCGAGCAGGCCGCATTGGCGGCAGGTGTCGATGGAATCGACATCGAGTTCGCCGTTTTCTCCGAAGCCGAGCAGCAGGCGCTGCGAGCCCAGCTGATCGGTGATCCCGCTTCCACGGCAGGCAGCCAGACCGGCCACGGCCACGCCGAGGGTCGGGCGATCCCCTTCGGCGACCCGGCCAGCAAGACCCGAATCCTGCTGATCTCGTCGGGCAAGGGTGGCGTAGGCAAATCGTCGGTCACCACCAACCTGGCGGTGGCGCTAGCGTCTGCCGGCAAAAAGACCGCTCTGATAGACGCCGACGTCTGGGGCTTTTCCATTCCCCGGATGCTCGGTGTGCAGCACCCGCCTGTCGTCATCGACCAGATGCTCGTGCCGGTCGAGGCCAACGGGGTCAGGTGTATCTCGATGGGGTTCTTCGCGGGCGAAGACCAGGCCGTCATCTGGCGAGGTCCGATGCTTCACAAGGCCCTCGAGCAGTTCCTCACCGACGTGTTCTGGGACGATCCCGACTATCTGCTGATCGATCTGCCACCCGGCACCGGCGACATCTCGCTTTCGATCTCGCAGTTCCTGCCCCGGGCAGAGGTGTTCGTGGTGACGACACCACAGCCTGCGGCCCAAAAGGTCGCCCAACGTGCAGCCTTCATGGCCGAGAAGGTCAACCTGTCGGTGCGGGGCGTGATCGAGAACATGAGCTGGTTCACCGGCGACGACGGCAAGCGCTACGAGATCTTTGGGGCCGGCGGTGGCAAGGAACTCGCCGATCGCCTGGACGTGCCCCTTGTCGGGCGGGTTCCGCTGGTCGTCGAACTGCGCGAGGGCAGCGACACCGGTGCGCCCATCACGGTCACCAACCCCGACAGCGAGGCGGCCAAGGTCTTCTTCGACATGGCTCGCAAGATCGACGAAGAGATGCAGCCAACGCGGCGATACCACCCGGGTCTGAAGCTGATCTGA
- a CDS encoding MBL fold metallo-hydrolase, which yields MATSNNFSKGLHDIGDGCFAYLQPDGGWGWSNAGLVTSGKESLLVDTLFDLALTRDMLDQMSAVTATAPIRNLVNTHANGDHCYGNELVTGAQIIASKACAEEMLHTPPDMLAQMMKAAPNMGDLGQYLLDCFGDFDFEGITLTPPTVTFEQRHQVIVGDTAVDLYEVGPAHTQGDVIAHVPESGVVYTGDILFIEGTPLMWAGPIANWVAACDLILELDASRIVPGHGPITDAAGVERVKEYLQYVDTEARARHAAGMTAEQAAADISLGQFAGWLDSERLAVNVDGVYRELDPTHGPSDVVKLFTMMSKLAV from the coding sequence TTCGCGTACCTCCAGCCCGATGGTGGTTGGGGCTGGAGCAACGCAGGACTGGTGACCAGCGGCAAGGAATCGCTGCTGGTCGACACACTGTTCGACCTGGCGCTCACGCGCGACATGCTCGACCAGATGTCCGCGGTCACAGCAACTGCACCGATAAGGAACCTGGTCAACACCCACGCGAACGGCGACCACTGTTATGGCAACGAACTAGTCACCGGCGCCCAGATAATCGCGTCAAAGGCCTGTGCAGAAGAGATGCTGCACACCCCACCCGACATGCTCGCCCAGATGATGAAGGCCGCCCCCAACATGGGAGACCTGGGCCAGTACCTTCTCGATTGTTTCGGCGACTTCGACTTCGAAGGCATAACGCTGACACCGCCTACGGTGACATTCGAGCAGCGCCACCAGGTGATCGTGGGCGACACCGCGGTCGATCTGTACGAGGTCGGCCCCGCTCATACCCAAGGTGACGTCATCGCTCACGTACCAGAGTCGGGCGTCGTCTATACCGGCGACATCTTGTTCATCGAAGGCACTCCCCTGATGTGGGCCGGCCCCATCGCCAACTGGGTCGCAGCGTGCGACCTGATCCTCGAACTCGACGCTTCACGGATAGTTCCGGGGCATGGCCCGATCACCGACGCCGCCGGCGTCGAGCGGGTCAAGGAATACCTCCAGTACGTCGACACCGAGGCCCGGGCACGCCACGCTGCTGGGATGACGGCCGAACAAGCCGCAGCCGACATAAGCCTCGGCCAGTTCGCGGGTTGGCTCGACAGCGAACGCCTGGCGGTCAACGTCGACGGTGTCTATCGCGAACTCGATCCCACCCATGGGCCAAGCGACGTGGTCAAGCTGTTCACCATGATGTCGAAGCTGGCCGTCTGA
- a CDS encoding amidase, giving the protein MSEEVAFSPARAQAAAIAAKQVSSRELVLAAMERIDRVDRDINAVVRTDLDAALAAAAAADEAVREGQPLGPLHGVPITLKDSLQTKGLITTSGAPELAEFVPQIDADPVARYKAAGAIVLGKTNLPIWAGDVQSFNDVYGTTCNPFDLDRSPGGSSGGSAAALAAGLTPIEIGSDIGGSIRNPAGMCGVVGHKPSFGLCSARGQIPGMPGTLTQADIAVVGPMARNVDDVELGLDLLAGPDDWMGKAWKVELPPARTTDPTKLRVGAWLDDPDCRVSTKIVALLEGAASALEQMGAAVDTDARPNLTFAKSLRTFDELISAALAGSWSLAELEQMAGATDVEGGLGVVHAAQRHRSWLGSNERRLQLRARWHEFFADHDVMLMPVSPRAAILHDHSMPMSKRTIEVDGQQRPYTDQMAWMGIVGVVYLPSTVVPVGQTSDGLPVGIQVVGPYLEDRTCLAVARMLEEALGGFVRPPGL; this is encoded by the coding sequence ATGAGCGAGGAAGTAGCGTTCTCACCTGCCCGAGCCCAAGCCGCAGCCATTGCCGCCAAACAAGTCAGCAGTCGCGAGCTGGTGTTGGCCGCGATGGAACGCATCGATCGGGTCGACCGCGACATAAACGCCGTGGTTCGAACCGACCTCGACGCAGCCCTGGCCGCAGCGGCAGCCGCTGACGAGGCCGTCAGGGAGGGTCAGCCGCTCGGCCCGCTACACGGGGTGCCCATCACCCTGAAGGACTCGCTGCAGACAAAGGGCCTGATCACCACCTCGGGCGCACCCGAACTGGCAGAGTTCGTGCCCCAGATCGACGCCGACCCTGTGGCGCGCTACAAGGCGGCGGGCGCCATCGTGTTGGGCAAGACCAACCTTCCGATCTGGGCCGGCGACGTCCAGAGCTTCAACGACGTCTACGGCACGACATGTAATCCCTTCGACCTCGACCGGTCGCCGGGGGGTTCGTCCGGCGGCTCGGCCGCGGCTCTGGCCGCAGGTCTGACCCCCATCGAGATCGGATCCGACATCGGTGGCTCGATCCGCAACCCGGCCGGCATGTGCGGCGTCGTCGGGCACAAGCCGTCGTTTGGCCTCTGCAGCGCTCGCGGACAGATACCGGGAATGCCCGGCACGCTGACCCAGGCCGACATCGCCGTGGTGGGGCCCATGGCCCGCAACGTCGACGATGTCGAGTTGGGCCTGGATCTGTTGGCCGGCCCCGACGACTGGATGGGTAAGGCGTGGAAGGTCGAGTTGCCTCCGGCACGCACCACCGACCCGACCAAGCTGCGCGTCGGCGCCTGGCTCGACGACCCCGACTGCAGGGTGTCGACCAAGATCGTGGCCCTGCTAGAAGGCGCGGCATCGGCTTTGGAACAGATGGGGGCTGCAGTCGACACCGACGCCCGCCCAAACCTGACGTTCGCCAAGTCGTTGCGCACGTTCGACGAGCTGATCAGCGCAGCTCTGGCCGGGTCATGGAGCCTTGCCGAGCTCGAGCAGATGGCCGGCGCCACCGACGTCGAGGGCGGTCTCGGGGTCGTCCATGCAGCTCAGAGACATCGGTCTTGGCTGGGTTCCAACGAGCGCAGGCTGCAACTGCGGGCCCGGTGGCACGAGTTCTTCGCGGACCACGACGTGATGCTGATGCCCGTATCGCCGCGGGCGGCCATACTGCACGACCACTCGATGCCCATGTCGAAGCGCACCATCGAGGTCGATGGCCAACAGAGGCCCTACACCGACCAGATGGCGTGGATGGGAATTGTGGGCGTGGTCTACCTGCCCTCGACCGTGGTCCCCGTCGGACAGACCTCCGACGGGCTGCCGGTGGGCATACAGGTTGTCGGCCCATATCTCGAGGACCGAACCTGTCTGGCCGTGGCCCGGATGCTCGAGGAGGCCTTGGGCGGCTTCGTGCGCCCGCCGGGCCTGTGA